In a genomic window of Saprospiraceae bacterium:
- a CDS encoding T9SS type A sorting domain-containing protein: MRYTLLFTLVLSYCATAIAQMQMFQRITAPVFKDGVELAYPFTGGLNNPQFNVADLNNDGIQDLVIFDRGGNVVLTFINRGIPGEPSYEYVWQYACFFPKVVNYMVMRDFNKDGAMDIFCAALQDGSQEMQVFQGYYENNVLKFKPVSFYYPGCNFCNPLHIWYPSLSGVGNWSNLSVASSDVPSIDDIDGDGDLDIVTFAAGNTTHLWYLRNESVEMGYGLDSLKFRLVDNCWGRFYEDGFSGCRAVLSCHPDSCAPCSNGFGLQADDREQRHPGATVLTYDHDGNGVKDLIWGNITNDCLGFIYNGGTAEKAWMTSQDTLFPSFNTPVNLPKFPAAFYLDIDNDGKKDLIVSPNNPTVGEDRNCVWFYKNTANTGHQFELQTKNLFVENMIDVGSSTHPAIADVDGNGLLDLVVGNNGFFTPPSNFNNGRLYLFLNIGTPSEPRFMLADEDWLGLSQYTPNDYDFAPAFGDLDGDGDLDLLVGSVGGALYCFRNTAGPNNPMTFQQDFNPMWVSMYVGTSSTPAIVDLDGDGLQDVVMGEFQGNINFFKNIGTPTTPLFNSLPTIQKIGNIDTDLFPGAPGYSAPAFFQTPEGLRLVTGGIKGQLEAYSDITATASPYTLISLTWGNVDEGNRSCPAFADLDGDGILEMVVGNQRGGLSLYKTVMADCEVPVSAKEPAASLPLSVSPNPARDWVLILIPSEAPARWQSFNALGQLVAQGESFSGSLQLSVGHWQPGIYFVEVVAEGRRGVAKVLVRQ, encoded by the coding sequence ATGCGCTACACCCTGCTTTTTACCCTCGTGCTGTCTTATTGCGCGACTGCTATTGCCCAAATGCAAATGTTCCAACGCATCACCGCGCCTGTCTTTAAAGATGGTGTCGAACTGGCCTATCCGTTCACGGGTGGGCTGAACAATCCGCAGTTCAACGTGGCAGATTTGAACAACGATGGCATTCAGGACTTGGTCATTTTCGACCGTGGGGGCAATGTGGTGCTGACGTTCATCAATCGCGGCATACCCGGCGAGCCGAGCTATGAATATGTCTGGCAATATGCCTGTTTTTTCCCAAAAGTGGTGAATTACATGGTCATGCGCGATTTCAACAAGGATGGCGCTATGGATATTTTCTGCGCTGCCTTGCAAGACGGCTCGCAGGAGATGCAGGTTTTTCAAGGCTATTATGAAAACAATGTGTTGAAATTCAAGCCAGTTTCTTTCTATTATCCGGGTTGCAATTTCTGCAATCCCTTGCATATCTGGTACCCCAGCCTTTCGGGCGTGGGCAACTGGAGCAATCTTTCGGTGGCGAGCTCCGATGTGCCTTCCATTGACGACATTGACGGCGACGGAGATTTGGACATCGTGACGTTTGCGGCAGGCAACACGACGCATCTTTGGTACCTGCGCAATGAATCGGTGGAGATGGGTTATGGGCTTGACAGCCTGAAATTCAGGCTGGTGGACAATTGTTGGGGGCGCTTTTACGAAGATGGGTTCAGCGGATGCCGCGCCGTGCTCAGCTGCCACCCCGACTCGTGTGCGCCCTGCTCCAATGGCTTTGGCCTTCAGGCGGACGACCGCGAGCAGCGACACCCCGGTGCGACCGTGCTCACTTACGACCACGATGGCAATGGCGTCAAAGATTTGATTTGGGGCAACATCACCAACGATTGTCTTGGGTTCATCTACAACGGCGGCACTGCCGAGAAAGCATGGATGACCTCGCAGGACACGCTTTTTCCCTCGTTCAACACGCCAGTCAATTTGCCCAAGTTTCCCGCAGCGTTTTATCTCGACATTGACAATGACGGGAAAAAAGACCTCATCGTGTCGCCCAACAATCCCACCGTGGGAGAAGACCGCAACTGTGTGTGGTTTTACAAAAACACGGCAAACACGGGCCACCAGTTCGAGCTGCAAACAAAAAACCTGTTTGTGGAAAACATGATAGATGTAGGCTCCTCAACTCACCCGGCCATCGCCGATGTGGATGGCAACGGATTGCTCGATTTGGTGGTGGGCAACAACGGCTTTTTCACGCCACCCAGCAACTTCAACAATGGCCGGCTCTATCTTTTCCTGAACATCGGGACCCCCAGCGAGCCTCGATTCATGCTGGCCGACGAGGATTGGCTCGGACTGTCGCAATATACCCCAAACGACTACGATTTCGCGCCTGCTTTTGGCGACCTCGACGGCGACGGCGACCTCGACCTTTTGGTGGGCAGCGTGGGCGGCGCGCTCTATTGTTTTCGCAACACCGCTGGCCCGAACAACCCCATGACATTCCAACAGGATTTCAACCCTATGTGGGTCTCCATGTATGTGGGCACTTCCTCCACGCCCGCCATTGTGGACCTCGACGGCGATGGGTTGCAAGATGTGGTGATGGGCGAGTTTCAGGGAAACATCAATTTTTTCAAAAACATCGGCACCCCGACCACCCCTCTTTTCAACAGCCTGCCCACGATTCAGAAAATCGGGAACATTGACACCGACCTTTTCCCCGGCGCGCCAGGCTACAGCGCCCCCGCCTTCTTTCAGACACCCGAAGGGCTTCGATTGGTCACGGGTGGCATCAAAGGCCAATTGGAGGCTTACAGCGACATCACAGCCACCGCTTCTCCATACACGCTCATCTCTCTGACTTGGGGCAATGTGGATGAGGGCAACCGCAGCTGCCCCGCGTTCGCAGACCTCGACGGCGACGGTATTTTGGAAATGGTGGTAGGCAACCAGCGCGGCGGCTTGAGTCTTTACAAAACTGTCATGGCGGACTGCGAGGTGCCCGTGAGCGCCAAGGAACCCGCCGCTTCGCTACCGCTTTCCGTAAGTCCCAACCCTGCCCGAGATTGGGTGCTGATATTGATTCCCTCAGAAGCGCCGGCCCGCTGGCAATCTTTCAACGCGCTGGGTCAGTTGGTGGCGCAAGGGGAATCCTTTAGCGGGAGTTTGCAGCTCTCCGTGGGGCATTGGCAGCCAGGCATCTACTTTGTCGAAGTGGTAGCCGAGGGGCGGCGCGGTGTGGCGAAGGTGTTGGTGCGGCAATGA
- a CDS encoding NUDIX hydrolase translates to MSEVESFFKSAFSVDNVIFGFDGGDLKILLIQRGAAPYRGKWALPGDLVYPNEDLDTAAERVLEQLTGLRGVYLEQVRTFGAVDRHPLGRVITIAYFSLIKISDYTVTPASFAQSAKWHSVSKVGELAFDHNEILDSCLKRLKRKVRMAPIGFELLPPKFTLTELQLLYEAILAPPKGIDKRNFRKKILSTNLLHDLNEVQEGVAHRPAKLYQFDKDKYEQLVAVGYSFDI, encoded by the coding sequence ATGAGCGAAGTTGAGAGCTTTTTTAAGTCCGCGTTTTCGGTTGACAATGTTATTTTTGGTTTTGACGGCGGTGATTTGAAAATCCTGCTCATCCAGCGTGGCGCGGCACCCTACCGGGGCAAATGGGCACTTCCCGGCGATTTGGTTTATCCCAATGAAGATTTGGACACCGCTGCCGAGCGCGTGCTCGAACAGCTGACGGGCCTGCGTGGCGTATATCTGGAACAAGTGCGCACGTTCGGCGCCGTGGACCGCCACCCTTTGGGGCGCGTCATCACGATTGCCTATTTTTCATTGATAAAAATCAGCGACTACACCGTCACGCCTGCCTCCTTTGCGCAATCGGCCAAGTGGCATTCGGTATCGAAAGTAGGCGAGCTGGCTTTTGACCACAACGAGATCCTCGACAGTTGTCTGAAACGGCTGAAACGCAAGGTGCGAATGGCTCCCATCGGTTTTGAGCTGCTGCCACCCAAGTTTACCCTGACGGAGTTGCAGCTACTCTACGAGGCTATTCTCGCGCCACCCAAAGGCATTGACAAGCGTAATTTTCGCAAAAAAATACTTTCTACCAATCTGTTGCACGACCTCAATGAGGTACAGGAGGGCGTGGCGCACCGCCCCGCGAAACTGTATCAGTTTGACAAAGACAAATACGAACAGTTGGTAGCGGTGGGTTACAGCTTCGATATTTGA